Within the Meleagris gallopavo isolate NT-WF06-2002-E0010 breed Aviagen turkey brand Nicholas breeding stock chromosome 21, Turkey_5.1, whole genome shotgun sequence genome, the region TATCAAGGTCTCATTGTTTTGAAATACACACATGAAGGATTCAGGTTGGCTGCCCGTTCCTCTCTCAAGATGCGTCTGTGTCTTTGCAGACCCAGGAGGAAGAGCTGTTCGGCAACAACGAGGAGAGTGCTGCCTTCAGGAACTTCTTAAATTTGCTGGGAGACACCATAACACTGCAGGACTTTAAAGGGTACGTAGAAAAGACtgattttacaaataaatttaGCTAGAGACCATATAGTCTGTAAAGTATCTATCGTGTGAGAGCAGAAGTCAGCTCATTcatgagcagcacagagcagcacacatTAGCTCTGGCTCGTGGATCACAGCTGGGGGAATTTGCAGAGGAGATGGATCTGCCGACAGCAGAACTTTGTCCCTGCAGCCCCGAGGCTGCGAGGCAGACTGCTGCAGCTCGGCTGTAGAGGAAGGGGCTGTGGGAGTGCGGCGGTGCCGTGGGGCTCTGCTCCACGCCTGGAGCCGTGACTGCGCTGCGTGCCCTGGGCCTCAGGCTACACTGCACTACGTGGCGCACGGTTTGTTCTTTCCCGTTTGCTAGCAGGTAGATAAAGGCAAATGAGATGTCTTGTTCTGTCGCCTCATCCCCTGACAGCCACCAGCGCGCTCTTCTGAGCTGTCAGTGAGTATTTCTGCCTTTCTCCCTGACTCTCCCCTCGTTTCCAGTTTCCGAGGAGGCCTGGATGTCAGCCACGGGCAGACGGGGGCTGAGTCCGTGTACACCGTGTTCCGGGACAGGGAGATCATGTTCCACGTGTCCACCAAGCTGCCTTTCACAGAAGGGGACACCCAGCAGGTGAGGGATGAGCCTGGCGCGCCCCGGGGCAGAGCCACCTGCCCGTACCAACCACGCTTTCCCTTTCCGCCcagctgcagaggaagagaCACATTGGCAATGACATTGTGGCAATTATCTTTCAAGAAGAGAACACGCCATTCGTCCCAGACATGATTGCCTCCAATTTCTTACACGCCTACATTGTGGTGCAGGTGGAGAACCCCGATGCAGACACTGCATCCTACAAGGTAGGGGATCCCAGCTCGCATGCGTCACGTTTTGCTCTGTCTGTGCGTAGCCACGTGCAGTACAGGCTGCGTCTCCAAACCACACATTTCCTCATGTGTGCTCAGGGTGCTCAGGCATCTACATAACTGGAGAATGTGTATATTGAGCATATGTGTGTACATGAACACATGCATTTGTGTTTGTACTATTAcggtgtgtgtgtatacatacatatgtgtgCATATAAAGCGTGCCTGTGTAGCAGTATGCTCATTTACAAGGGATTTTTGATGCCACAGATGTTGCAGTGAGCCCCAGAACAGCTCATACCGCCTAAACACAGAGCCCAAGTGTAGGTAGCATCACCCCTCCATCAGGAGGTGCAGCAGGACAGTTTCTCACTCTGAAAGCACACCGTTTAGGGCCATGAGGGAAAAAGGTTTGTGAGAAGTAGATGTGTGCAGTTATCCCATGGATACAGGTGGGCTGCAgtctggggctgggctgggggcatCGCCCCAAGTGGGCTCCGTGCTGCGCACTGCCCTCAGCCCACCGCTGCCCCTGCCCTCACAGGTCTCCGTCACGGCCCGGGAAGACGTCCCCTCCTTGGTCCACCACTGCCGAGCCCGCCAGTGTTTCAGAAGGTGAGACAGGACTGAAAGTGCATGCCAGGCTGGGAACTGCGTGTGGGTGTGAGTCCGGGATGCCTCAGGGCACACCTGGAGACAGAGCTGGGTGTGGGGTCTGTAGGGTCATGGCGCAGTGCTACCAGCAGCAGGACAGTGCAGATGTCCAACCCCCCACTCTCACTCCCTAGAGCCCCGAGTTCCGGGAGTTCCTGCTCACCAAGCTCATCAATGCTGAGAACGCCTGCTGCAAGTCGGACAAGTTTGCAAAGCTGGAGGTACGGCTCGCTGCCGTTCTGCCCCCTACtgccccacatcaccccacacTGCTCTAGAACTGCTCCTCCTTGCTCTGAGCTGGGTCGGCTCTGGGTCAAGCTCAGGGACCAGCGGAGTGAGCTTCCTTGTGCCCTCACACCTGGGGCCGTCCTGCTGAGCCTGGTGTCATTCCCCAGGACCGGACACGTGCTGCCCTGCTGGACAACCTTCACGATGAGCTCCACGGGCACACACAGACCATGCTGGGGATGGGGCCCGAGGAGGACAAGCTGGAGAACGGAGGACACGGAGGCTTCCTGGAGTCTTTCAAGGTAAACCTCAGTCCCTCCCCAGCAGGAAAGTTAACGTGTGCTCAGGGCTGGAAGGTGTCTTTGTGGAAGGTGCAGAAGGGGTTTCGGGCGTGAGTGGCCCTGAAGGCAGAGGAGGGTCCCCACATTGCTGTTCTCATGCTGTGGGGTGGGTGTGGGCTCAGCTGCATCCTGTTGGGGTGTGAGATGCAGAAATTGAGGCACGATGCAGCTGTCCTACAGCGTACTCACGACCTGAGACGCCGATCGTTCTCTCTGCACTGTGGTGCACGGAGTGTGGACGCGGCTTTTGGGCTTGCAGGGTGCCCTGGGCCGCGTGGTGCGCCCGGCAGGTGGAGCTGGCATCTTCCTGCCCCGCCGCCTCGGGGCCGcgctgctgggctgtgtgctggcaTACCTCCTGCGCTGTGTGCTCTGAGCACCGCgggctggagcagggtgggatGTTCTGCTGGTTGTGTCACACCGACAAGCTCTCGGCCCCTTCCTCCTGTTGGCTCTGCGGGCACTCGTCTGGCAGGGCGTGGTAGGGGACATGCCGTGCACGGAGCGCTGTGCCGGGGCGCTGGCAGTGCCAGGAGGAGATCCTCCTGCCCACACACTgccagagctggcagcagagcgACCTGCTGCTCCCGCCCACAGACACCATCAGTTTGTACAAGTTGCTGATCCCAATAAATCCAGTCTGATGGATGCTTGCTTGCAGCTCGTTACTCAAGGGGCAGGAGGGGACACCGTGGTCCCCGTGCGGTGCGGGTTGGTAATGAGGGGTTTTACACGGGGCTGAAGCTGGCAGCAGAGCGGTGCCTGTGCATCgtggatgcagtgctggaaGCCTTCAAAAACACGGCCTTTGGAGGCTTGTTTCCTCTGACACCTCTGTGTCCTGAGCTGTGCTTAAATGGTCTGGAGGAGGACAGCTGTGGCCTGATAGGTAGCACGGCAGAAATTCAGGAGGCAATAGCTGCAAAGGGAAACTTTCCTGTAATTGGCACACCAGTATCACAGTCCAGTTTGGGCTCTGGTTGCTATGGTTAtcacagtaattaaaataagtgtacagatttttttaactTGCGCATTTCCCTGCTGCTCTTCATGGTGTGTGCCAGACTTCCAAAAGATCTCATGGTCTTATTTGTGAGTGCCTGGGACAACAACTGAGGGAAGGCTTTAAAAATAGCTCGAGTCCTGTTCAAGCATCCAAAATGGGTGTTCAGATTCGCAAAAGGTCTCTGCCTCCTGCATGCACAGCTCTGGTTCCAACAGTTTGAGTCAAAACACGTTAAAGTCGTCATCAGCCCCCACGTGTTCAGTTCCTGCTCAGAGATGCACCGTTGCTTCTTTCTCTGCACCCCTGGGCCGCTCTGCAGCGGTTGCACAGCCCTCTGTGctccctccctgcagcaccGCTGTGATCTCTGTCATCACGACGGCCCCACGCTGCCAGAGCGGGGGGCACCGCAGCCCCTTCAGTGCGCAGAGCTCAGACGGTGCTCGGGCTCCCAGGGATTGCTCCTTCCTAGGAAGCAGCGTGCACTGGAAGTGGCACAAACGTCTCagggcagctggcagcaggctACGGGTTGCTGCGTGCTGCATGGGAACCGTCAGCCATGCAGGGGCAGGAGGGGCGGGGGGGGCTCCTCGCAGAGCCTTCCGCAAACCCGGGGAGCGGCGCTGCGGTGCGTGGTTGGACGCTGCCGTACCGCCGGGCAGCGCTGTCGCTCGTCGGGGGGTTCTGCAGGGCGGGGCCTGGGGCTCGGGGGCTTTGGGTGGCGGCGGTCCCGGGGTGTTGGTGACAGCTGTCTCCTGTCCCTCGTGGCCACAGAGAGCCATCCGCGTGCGCAGCCACTCCATGGAGACGATGGTGGGCAGCCAGAGGAAGCAGCATGGCGGCGGCATCCCGGGCAGCCTGAGCGGGGGCATCGCGCACAACAGCGGCGAGGTGACCAAGACCACCTTCTCGGTTAGTGCAGCCCCGTGGCCCTCTGTCCCactgtctgtctgtgtgtccgCTCCCTCCCGTGCCGGCAGGGTGCTGCGGGGGTTTCTCAGATGGCGCCGTGCGCTCCTCGAGCTCGGGCTGTGTGGTGCTTTCAGCCCCCGGTCTCGGCAGCCGCGGCCAAGAACCAGTCGAGGAGTCCCATCAAGCGCCGCTCGGGGCTGTTCCCACGTCTGCACACGGGGTTGGAGAGCCAGGACAGCAGGGCGCGATGGTAAGCGTGACATTCCCGGTGCTGAGGGTGCCGGCAGCCCTGCGGTGTGGCTGCGGTGCCGGAACCTCCCTGTTCTGCATTACGGCTGTTAGTGCCACGTTCAAGGCTGGGGTGTCTCGGGTGCCTTCCCTCTGACTTAAATTAAAGATATGGCATTCAAAGAGCATCTGTTACTCTGAGTTTTGGCACATGGTGCTAGAAGTATAATTTGACCATTCGTTTTAAGTCTCCTGTGCAACTCACGCAGCCTTTTTGTGCCCTCAGTGACAGTATTTCTGGAGCACAGAAGACACCAGATGCTGGACATTCATCCCAGGAGATGAAATCTGAGACCTCATCCAACCCCAGCTCCCCTGAAATATGCCCCAACAAAGACAGGTGAGCAGCATAGTACCAAACTGCCACATTCCCTGCAGCCAACAGCCAGAGCACCAGGGGCTGTCAAAAATAACATCTCCAGGTTCTACTATGAATAAGTTGGATAAGTACTATGAATACACTGGAGTAAAATAGAGGTTCTGGTGATTCATGCGCACTACTCCTTTATGATCTGAAAATAGCCATCTTTagaaaagagcagcagcaaggagccGTGTTGGCAGGAGTTTCCAAACCCTGCAGGTGGGGACAGGCGCATGGAGTGAGCTCCCCGTGTGTGTTCCcacagctgccagctcctgtGTTCCTCCTATGGAGGGGAATGCTCCCAGCCGTGCCCCGACTCCATCCCATGGTGGCTACTCTGTGCCCAGCTCATCCCAGAGTGCTCAGCTCGGTGCTCGGTGCAGTGACCACATGCTTTCCTTAAGAGTCTCATCACCCTCTAGGCCCTTTGTCAAGCTGAAGGAGAACGGCCGGTCCAACATCTCGCGCTCCTCCTCGAGCACCAGCAGCTTCAGCAGCACGGCGGGGGAGAGTGAGACACTGGAGGAGTACGACAGCGTGGTAGGAACtcagttctgtgctgcagctctggggggGGGATCTGCTTCAAGTCTGGGGGCTCCTTGGGGGGAATGCCACAGCCTCGTGCCCCTGTGTGCTTCCGGTGGGTGCCAGTGTCGTCCCAGCAGGGCGGGGGGAAGTGTGTCCGTTTGGGTTGGCTCCTATGGGATGAATAACTCTGAAGGATGAAGGCTGCTGTTCCATGCTgagccatgctgtgccatgttttgctgttctgtgccatgctgtgctgcagagtgcagctgtgcagagctgcgCAGAGCACCGGGTAGCAGCTCGCTACAGGGAGTGGAGTCGTGTCCCACTCTATCCGTGCAGGGCAGCCAGCCATCCACAGCATCACCCTTCAAGCAGGACGTGTTCATCTACAGCGCGTCGCCCGGCAGCGATAGCCCGAGCGTGGGGGCTGCGGCCACCCCGGTCATCATGAGCCGGAGCCCCACAGGTGGGTTCTGGGGCAGCTTGGTGTGGGAGCAGCTATGGGAGAGGCAGTGAGGCTGCAGGATGTGGGGGCCCCGACTGTGAGCAGCTCGCCTGGCTCACCCGTtctgcagcacggagctctAAACCAGCGCAGGGGGGGTTTCTAGGGCTCTCCTGATGGACATTTGCAGTAGCCTTGGAAACTCGCTGTCTCCAAGGAATGAGCTGTGACTCGAGTTATTTAATAACCAAGCAGCTCTCCTTGAGCCTGGCTCTATTACCCTTCCTGCTAACCAACTCTGCACTAATTCCATCCATTGGAGCCAATTAGCAAAGTGAGGCAGGAGTCAACATGAGCCAACTGGGCAGAGGGGTGCAGGCCCCTCACCgcacagtgcagcactgcagtttcCCCGTGTGCTGTGGTCCTGCTGGAAGGAGCCATGATTCAAATGAAAGCACACATTAGGAACTCGGGAGCTCTTTGCAGAACAGCCGGAGAGCTACAAATCCACCAGTAACAGCTCGGTAATTGGGAGCAGCTCGATAATTGGGAGCGGCTCTGGAAAAGGACAGAGCTGGAAGTGCAGCCTGGCTCTCTTTCCTTGGTATCAGCACCCCAAGTCCTTCTTGTTTTATTAGCAATTTTCAGAATgaacaaaacagtgtttttaatgcttaaagtgttcattttgcatttttctgccAAAAGCATTGAAATCCACCCCTACTTATATAGATCAgtcatttgctgcagccttttCAGTGGCATTTCCAGAAGAAACACTGTGAGAGGTAATTAAGCCTCAATTCATTCCATCAAAAACACTTAATGTACAGATTTTGCCAAACGTTCAGTCAAGATAGACTAAATATTGGTAACATTGATGACAAAATATTAAAGCTCCTGGCTGCCGCCCGATTCAGCAATCGTGTTTGCTCGTGGGTTAttactttgctttgcttttctccacCCTCCAGCAGATATAAAGAACAGAAACTCCCCGAGGTCAAACCTGAAGTTCCGCTTCGATAAGCTCAGCCATGGCAGCTCCAGCACGGTACGCAGcgtggggctgccctgcagggcacagcgcggggctgtggggcagcgcTGCTGTGTGTCGCTGTGCCTTTGTCTGCAATCCAACCTGAATTCTGGTTTCTCATTTAGAGTCActagcaggaaaaaaggaagctgAGAACTTTTCAGCGGTGAGTATTTGTAACACTGTTGTGTGAAATGATTCATCTCATCTGTGGTCAAATGCATATCCTTTAATAACAGCACGCAGCGACCAATTGCAGCGTTTATTATTAAATGTGTGGTCAGTACCAGATCTTTGGGCATCCTAAATGCTTTTGTAAGatgagggcagcactgagcgAGAAAAACGGTAGTGATCAACGACAGAGTGGTCAGTGCCCTCCAGTGCCACGACGTAGcgctgcattttctttctctgtttcttgaGAGTATCTCTGACgcttttatcctttttttttttttttttNNNNNNNNNNNNNNNNNNNNNNNNNNNNNNNNNNNNNNNNNNNNNNNNNNNNNNNNNNNNNNNNNNNNNNNNNNNNNNNNNNNNNNNNNNNNNNNNNNNNGGCGGTGCTGGAGCCGCGCAGGGAACACCGGAGATTTGAATTATAGTTTGTGCTTGGGCTTTTGGGGCAAAATATAAGCACACAGAAGGGCCCGTGACACTTCCCAGACGAGTGCGGGACAGAATCTACGCGTCGCGCTGTGCGTGGAGGAGGGATGATGGGTACCCAGCTGGGACGAGGACGATTTACCGTGCGTCATCGGACCGGCTATAGGACGCCCTTCTCACCCTTGGGAAACGCTTCTTCATTTCTGACGCTTCTGTTGTCAGCTGTATTGATTTTTATGGATGTGCATGTGGCTCATCTCATCAAAACAAATTCTTCTAAGCTTTTCCGGTGCTATCCTTCTTGGTCCCCTGGCTGTAATCTCATCCCTGtttttttgtgaaattttgCTGGAAAGCTAACCATCTGTGATGGAGCCATAAATCAGCTGCTTCCCCTCGTGCACGTTTGGGTTGGTTCTTGCAGTGTTTCATGTGGCAGTGAGGGGAGGGGAAGCAGAATTCACTCAGAAATTGAATGATCACttaaaaatgtcagtgcaaaGAAATATCAGGGGAATGCAGTGTTGTTGCTTTCCGTGGCTGCTGTTGGATCCGAGTGACAGAGGGGATCACCACCTGGGATGCTGCATGGAGGTCTGAGTCCTTCCGGCCATCAGAGtgctttaaacaaacaaacaagcaaacacacaaacattaaAGCCCGAACAAACACTAAAACCCCTCTGCTCTGGGTGGGTTTGGGCTCGTGTCCAGCACTATGCAGCATGACTCAatcctgctgctctgggaggaGATGGCACACATGGAGCATTTCCCTTCTTCTCACACATGACCAGCAGCGGGCACACGGACACGGCttgtctctgctctgtgctgtatttGCTGCCCTGCAAGAGGGCTGTACCTGAGTGCACGCAGTTCTGAGGGCACGGAGCCCCGTGCAGCGCGGGGAAGCGGAGGTGGGAGTCAGTAATTTAAAGGGAGGAATGTATAAAGCAGTGAAAGGAGGGTGAAAGTAGGGCAGTGCGTCTGGTGTCTCGGATGAATCATCGGCCAGCTCtcgctgctgctgctttatttgCTCCTTATGCAAAGAAGTTGATGTCGGCTGTGTTTTCCTCGCTGGTTCGGGTTGCTGGGCTGTGGAACAGGACGGGGCAGCGCTGTGCAGGAGGTGGCTGCACAGCGTGGTGCTTCTCTGAAATCTGCGCTTTGCCCTCGTGACAGcgctgctgtggggctgagatAGGGATggccctgccctgcccttccCACACGTGTTCTGACGCTGCTGCTGGGTCCAGGTCACCTGCAGACAGATGGGACTGCAGAGGGTGCTGAGGGCAGCACGCTGCCATTGCACTGCCATCCTGCCAGCCTTCCTGGGCTGCTACAGCAGGCAGCACTTGGGCTTGTGTGGATGTCCTTGGGCAGCACTGGAGCAGAGCGCAGTGTCACCTGTGGGCTGATGCAGGCAGGGCTAcaggcagcaagcagccctGGGCAGAGCCGTCTGCATGCAGTGCTTGGGGCACATTGGCTGATGCTGTGTGTGAGAGCAGAACAGCTGTCACAAATCACATTCATTTtctaaagggggaaaaaacaacttGGAAGAAGCCTTGATATCCTATTTTCTTTATGGACAGAAATGACTTTCAATGGGcacaaaactgttttctttttttttctctttttttcctgtggtatTATATAATTCAAGAAGAAAAGTCTGGAAGGATCTGAGGGGCTTTGGCAGGTCCTGCCAAGCAGAGGCACAGAGGCAGAGGTTGGTGCTCCTTAGGATGGAGGCACTGATCTCATGTGCAAGAGGAAAACGTTTGCAGGTGGAGGGGGAGCTGCCCCTTGGACCAGGGTGGCTTCTGCTTGtgccagccctgggcagctgcagccacGTGGCACCTGTaaggcagagctgagccagGGTTGTCAGTTACCTTTTGGGCTGGGGCTGCTCGCTGCATGTTGTACCGCAGGACACCCCgtgctggtggcagtgctgtCAGTGCCATGAAAAGGGACACGGAGGGATGGATGGCAGGGGTTGGGTCTGCAAGGAGGGTGCCCACCCCGTGGGGCAGCGGTGGTGGGACAGCCCCAGCCTTGTGGGCTCAGCAGCCGGCTGAGGATTTCCCAATCCAGCAGTCCCAGCATCGCTCCCCTATCTGCAGTGAGCAGATGGGTGCTCGCTGTTTCCAGGAAGGGCGGTTATCACTGCTGCCTCCTCCGGAGCCACCCAGCCCCGTGCCCTGCAGCCATCCTCAAAGCACGTCCCAGAGCGTGCATGGGATGGAGGAGCTGTTCCCAGAGAGGGAGCGGCTGCGGCCCCAAGGACCAGGGAGTGTTTTGGCCATTCTGCCTGGTAAGATCAACTTACATTAACGTTGGGGGCAGATCCTCTGGGGGGAACCCAGCAGAGCCCTACTGTTGCTGTTGGGacttggcttgtttttttttagaccCTTTCTTCTTGGTGGCTTGCCATAGGTGCTCGGGGTCATTTGGGGGTTTATTAATGCAGAACCCCAAGCTATGACGTGCAGGCAGTTTGCTGCAATCCTGCAATATGTGCACCGCTCCCAGGAGACAATGGACACAGCACTGtggtgtgtgctgctgctgaatccCATATGTGAAGTGTTGTCGTTCCTATCACAACAGCTTTCACATGTTTAAAGCCAGATTACCCGCAATTACATCTGCCCAGAGGGCTCAGCAGCCACGTGGGGCTATTTTTAGCTCTGCTTCAGAAGCAATAAACTGCGTTGGTTTGTATATTTCTTCCCTCCTGCTATATTTATGCTTTGTCAAAATAGGAGCTGTTTGCAGACCATCAAAAGGAGGCCACCTGAAAGAATATCAGCCCTCCAAGAGCAAATATTGTTGTAATGGGGGAGGGATGCTTAATGGCTGGACTGATAAAGGCACCATCTGGCCGCGGATGCGAGCTCCTGCGTGTCCTGGTTTGCACAAGCACAGGGTGTTCCGTGGGGGCCTCGCGCTGCCCGGCGCTCCCTGGGCAGGGGGGCCCTCCCTCCCcaccctctgctgctgtgctggagccacGGGCAGTGCCTGGCTCAGGC harbors:
- the RAP1GAP2 gene encoding LOW QUALITY PROTEIN: rap1 GTPase-activating protein 2 (The sequence of the model RefSeq protein was modified relative to this genomic sequence to represent the inferred CDS: inserted 1 base in 1 codon), which gives rise to MAPVLFCRKQELLSSTDVTLPERPLSPPLTAPPTLQSAEFFEMLEKMQAPKLEDQKAGSQKHKEDYIPYPSIDEILEKGSPYPLVILPQFGGYWIEDPENLGTPTSSDSSVCEEEEENFSPSPYGYKLECKGEARAYRKHFLGKDHLNFYCTASSLGNLILSIKCEEVDGTEYLRIILRSRVKTLHERIPLAGFSKLPSIPQIAKAFCDDASGLKFNPVLYPKASQMIVAYDEHEVNNTFKFGVIYQKFRQTQEEELFGNNEESAAFRNFLNLLGDTITLQDFKGFRGGLDVSHGQTGAESVYTVFRDREIMFHVSTKLPFTEGDTQQLQRKRHIGNDIVAIIFQEENTPFVPDMIASNFLHAYIVVQVENPDADTASYKVSVTAREDVPSXGPPLPSPPVFQKSPEFREFLLTKLINAENACCKSDKFAKLEDRTRAALLDNLHDELHGHTQTMLGMGPEEDKLENGGHGGFLESFKRAIRVRSHSMETMVGSQRKQHGGGIPGSLSGGIAHNSGEVTKTTFSPPVSAAAAKNQSRSPIKRRSGLFPRLHTGLESQDSRARCDSISGAQKTPDAGHSSQEMKSETSSNPSSPEICPNKDRPFVKLKENGRSNISRSSSSTSSFSSTAGESETLEEYDSVGSQPSTASPFKQDVFIYSASPGSDSPSVGAAATPVIMSRSPTDIKNRNSPRSNLKFRFDKLSHGSSSTSH